Proteins from one Vibrio coralliirubri genomic window:
- a CDS encoding SUMF1/EgtB/PvdO family nonheme iron enzyme, protein MRQGLPTLLFALAPCLMTPAVFAEATPPAIASSVTDIESSLFEKHADLTAVEKKLADKQNEVDNQAQQTARLAELSAQAEQTLAKAKASLEQDYTRMIDEPDFDISLAQNRFQDAWKTVKEGKLAISDSEQKQQGLVMELEAIQAEKAAAEASIANLNQDKLRARAERLRNEITQTEEQTVSFTNRCSSDMTLAQCSDQTVTLALQKAVKQFQHSLVDNATESKTVKEHLASASLNIHVLQHKVKSSGFSEDNRYRAVIAANLETRPDKNTPCRLLGIQSSNCFSQSEQQANDQQKEVAWVNLVVRSNQYNDNVSINGVNYGSTPVEVMLPTGQHMVTIEKEGYLSFHQELKIARDHNLRAVLQAKQNSLNVGTKFADPMGNDIQSPEMIVVGSGRYLLGENNAQQVTIKQPFALAATPTRVQDFKAFVKNTGYQTDAELMNTCDTFVNAEITTVSDKDWQNPGFKQANNSPVVCVSQNDAKAYTRWLSKNTGFTYRLPTPQEWEAAARAGQDTNFWWGNEFRSGKANTGWAGTPWSNVSTSPVKSFLPTPTGFYDMVGNVWEWTTVQKGLAKGGAWSFSPEEAKVFNELYVPPSTAANYLGFRVVREL, encoded by the coding sequence ATGCGCCAAGGTCTTCCTACTCTATTATTTGCACTTGCTCCCTGCTTAATGACGCCAGCTGTTTTTGCTGAGGCAACACCACCAGCGATCGCGTCATCTGTCACCGACATTGAAAGCTCACTTTTCGAAAAGCATGCCGACTTAACGGCTGTTGAGAAGAAATTGGCTGACAAACAAAATGAAGTCGACAATCAGGCGCAGCAAACGGCACGTCTAGCTGAGTTATCAGCTCAAGCAGAGCAAACACTCGCAAAAGCGAAAGCCAGCCTAGAGCAAGATTACACGCGCATGATTGATGAGCCCGATTTCGATATCTCGCTTGCTCAAAACCGCTTCCAAGACGCTTGGAAAACCGTAAAAGAGGGCAAGCTTGCGATTTCAGACTCAGAACAGAAGCAGCAAGGCTTAGTGATGGAGCTTGAGGCTATTCAAGCTGAGAAAGCCGCGGCAGAAGCTTCAATCGCAAACCTGAACCAAGACAAGCTAAGAGCAAGAGCTGAGCGACTAAGAAACGAGATCACTCAGACGGAAGAGCAAACCGTTAGCTTTACCAACCGTTGCAGCAGCGATATGACACTGGCGCAATGTTCAGACCAAACGGTGACATTGGCACTTCAAAAAGCGGTAAAACAGTTCCAGCATAGCCTAGTGGACAACGCGACTGAATCGAAAACAGTGAAAGAGCACCTTGCGTCTGCTTCGCTGAACATTCACGTTCTGCAACACAAAGTGAAATCCTCTGGCTTCTCTGAAGATAACCGTTACCGAGCGGTGATTGCGGCGAACCTAGAAACTCGTCCAGATAAGAACACCCCTTGTCGCCTACTTGGTATTCAGTCATCAAACTGTTTCTCTCAAAGCGAGCAACAAGCCAACGACCAACAAAAAGAAGTCGCTTGGGTTAACTTGGTGGTTCGTTCAAATCAATACAACGACAATGTCTCTATCAACGGCGTAAACTATGGCAGTACACCGGTTGAAGTGATGTTACCGACAGGCCAACACATGGTCACGATCGAAAAAGAAGGCTACCTTTCTTTCCATCAAGAGCTGAAGATAGCCCGCGATCACAACCTACGAGCCGTATTGCAAGCCAAACAAAATTCATTGAATGTCGGCACCAAGTTTGCTGATCCGATGGGTAACGACATTCAGAGCCCTGAAATGATTGTCGTCGGCTCGGGTCGCTACCTACTGGGTGAAAATAACGCACAACAAGTGACGATCAAACAGCCGTTTGCATTAGCAGCAACACCAACCCGTGTTCAAGACTTCAAAGCATTCGTAAAAAACACAGGCTACCAAACAGACGCTGAGCTGATGAACACCTGCGATACGTTCGTCAATGCAGAGATCACAACCGTTTCAGACAAAGACTGGCAGAACCCAGGCTTTAAGCAAGCTAATAACTCACCAGTAGTTTGTGTTAGCCAAAACGATGCCAAAGCTTATACACGTTGGTTATCTAAAAACACCGGCTTCACTTACCGCTTGCCAACACCACAAGAGTGGGAAGCTGCAGCAAGAGCTGGCCAAGACACCAACTTCTGGTGGGGCAATGAATTCCGTTCAGGCAAAGCCAACACTGGCTGGGCGGGTACACCATGGTCAAACGTTAGTACATCTCCGGTTAAGTCATTCCTACCAACGCCAACAGGCTTCTACGACATGGTGGGTAACGTTTGGGAATGGACAACCGTTCAGAAAGGCCTAGCGAAGGGTGGCGCGTGGAGCTTCTCTCCTGAAGAGGCAAAGGTGTTTAACGAACTGTACGTACCGCCTTCAACGGCAGCAAACTATCTAGGATTCCGAGTAGTACGAGAGCTGTAG
- a CDS encoding 1-pyrroline-5-carboxylate dehydrogenase, whose product MVHQVTGFSDALLAWEQWNLTDFDHKSAQVLSFKSEIESQSAPLAAVATYHLEQASALLSEHHLMAGPTGETNELYAAGRGVALVIVDDCEEKLPALQTATAMITAALLAGNSVQLCSDDVQFNTLIADAAKQANLPTNLVQVSSYDAAQQLLSCDVRSAGYVGNSQTAQSINLQLAKRDGAIVGLVAETDLATMNVANDPHLSLRFITERTRTINITAVGGNATLLELGSEAH is encoded by the coding sequence ATGGTTCATCAAGTGACAGGTTTTTCTGATGCTTTGTTAGCGTGGGAACAATGGAATCTTACCGACTTTGATCATAAGAGTGCTCAGGTACTTTCATTTAAATCAGAGATCGAAAGCCAATCTGCGCCTCTGGCTGCAGTGGCGACTTATCATCTAGAGCAAGCGTCTGCGCTGCTTTCTGAACATCACCTAATGGCGGGTCCTACGGGCGAAACCAACGAGTTGTATGCCGCTGGCCGCGGTGTGGCTTTGGTGATTGTTGATGATTGCGAAGAGAAGCTGCCGGCACTGCAAACCGCAACAGCAATGATTACTGCAGCATTATTGGCAGGTAACAGCGTTCAATTGTGCAGTGATGACGTGCAGTTCAACACCTTAATTGCTGATGCTGCAAAACAAGCGAATCTACCAACTAACTTAGTACAGGTTTCATCGTACGACGCTGCTCAACAGCTGCTGTCTTGCGATGTACGAAGTGCAGGTTATGTGGGTAATTCACAAACGGCACAATCTATCAATTTACAGCTTGCTAAACGTGACGGTGCAATCGTCGGTTTAGTGGCTGAAACGGATCTGGCGACAATGAATGTTGCTAATGATCCACACCTATCGCTGCGCTTCATTACCGAGCGTACGCGAACTATAAATATAACAGCCGTGGGCGGTAACGCGACCTTGCTCGAACTTGGAAGCGAAGCTCACTAA
- a CDS encoding helix-turn-helix domain-containing protein, with translation MPQVIPNIGFNHEKTAQAELEFVPLSRLYSESNINHDPQLPHRVSFFLILFIEQGSGTHMVDFEDYSFNQGSVLFIQREQVHAFDFSNKPQGTAVLFTQAFLDSVHANMKLPNYTPTHLNKAHSALLSLDEFHQERTQSIIQQIMTELNQPESDPLIVMYLFSALALILHRLRPEVKQDALSLQQNIKFARYFELLQNNYLRVRDANWYANQINTTYKTLNQVCKVATGLTAKQIIDSFTVLEMKRQLVVTNITSQKMASDFGFEDASNFVKYFKNHTQMTPSEFQKKYSKPSLSE, from the coding sequence GTGCCTCAAGTAATCCCGAATATTGGCTTTAACCATGAGAAAACGGCGCAAGCTGAGCTGGAGTTTGTACCCTTGTCTCGGCTCTATTCAGAAAGCAATATTAACCACGATCCTCAATTGCCACATCGTGTCAGCTTCTTCCTGATTCTGTTTATCGAGCAAGGCTCAGGCACGCACATGGTCGATTTTGAGGACTACTCTTTTAACCAAGGGAGCGTGTTGTTCATTCAAAGAGAGCAGGTGCACGCCTTTGATTTCAGTAACAAGCCACAAGGCACTGCGGTTTTGTTTACTCAAGCGTTCTTAGACAGCGTTCACGCTAATATGAAGTTGCCAAACTACACGCCTACTCATTTGAACAAGGCGCACTCGGCATTGTTGTCACTAGACGAGTTCCACCAAGAGCGGACGCAAAGTATTATTCAGCAAATTATGACGGAGCTGAATCAGCCAGAATCCGATCCCTTGATTGTGATGTACTTGTTCTCCGCACTAGCCCTGATTCTTCATCGCCTACGACCAGAAGTGAAGCAAGACGCCTTGAGCTTGCAGCAAAACATTAAGTTTGCCCGCTACTTTGAGCTTCTTCAAAACAACTACCTGCGTGTGCGAGATGCAAACTGGTACGCCAATCAAATTAACACCACCTACAAGACGTTGAACCAAGTATGCAAAGTCGCAACGGGGTTAACTGCCAAGCAGATCATCGATTCTTTTACCGTTTTAGAAATGAAGCGTCAGCTGGTAGTAACCAATATTACGTCTCAGAAAATGGCATCGGATTTTGGGTTTGAAGACGCCAGTAATTTCGTTAAGTACTTTAAAAATCATACTCAAATGACGCCGAGTGAGTTTCAAAAGAAGTATTCCAAGCCCTCACTCTCTGAATAG
- the putA gene encoding bifunctional proline dehydrogenase/L-glutamate gamma-semialdehyde dehydrogenase PutA translates to MFTATDVLKPEFNEQSLTDLWSLISPLYMVDETQWLEQLLPLATPSESEKQQISEKTTSLIEAIRADKTSIQMIDALLLEYSLDTQEGILLMCLAEALMRIPDSATADALIRDKLSVADWKSHLKNSDSVFVNASTWGLMLTGKVVGLSSKEQSAGQAVNRLVNKLSEPVIRKAMHQAMKVMGHQFVLGRSIAEAQKNGKSMRDKGFTYSYDMLGEAALTTADANKYFKDYLMAIEAVGRDTYVSSKSSPAPSVSIKLSALHPRYEVANEDRVLTELCDTLEQLLRRAVELDVAITIDAEEADRLELSLKLFEKLYRTDLVKGWGKFGLVIQAYSKRALPVLVWLNRLAKEQGDLIPLRLVKGAYWDSEIKWSQQAGFTDYPVYTRKEATDVAYLACARYLLSPSVRGNIFPQFASHNAHTVSAIAVMTEHKDFEFQRLHGMGDSLYNHAMEAYQQSVRIYAPVGSHKDLLPYLVRRLLENGANSSFVHRLVDARCPVAELTQHPVDMLLAFDTLNNTKIPLPPAVFPERKNSYGVNIDIESEAHQFEEQVKGFLNNQWTAGPVINGESLAESMIKADQNVEQVTAPYDRRINVGQVAFANLDHVSAAITGADAAFADWNATSVETKAAALDKLADLMEDNLAELVAICHQEAGKTIHDSVDEVREAVDFCRYYAKQADNLQGFELKGFDGQTRIASRQGRGVFVCISPWNFPLAIFLGQITAALVAGNTVVAKPAEQTSLIAARAVELMNEAGFPAGTIQLLPGRGAEIGSALTSHDAIAGVAFTGSTPTAQRINVSLASRNAKPVPFIAETGGQNAMIVDSTALPEQVVRDVIRSAFASAGQRCSALRVLYIQEDIADRVIALIHGAMDELSVGIPHLHKTDVGPVIDQNAKQKLMAHLENMTNTQKKVAQLSLGTDCEHGDFVPPSAFEIDDISCLKEEQFGPVLHIVRFKASELAQVVDQINQTGFGLTMGIHSRNETTYRWIEKHIRVGNCYINRDQVGAVVGVQPFGGQGLSGTGPKAGGPHYLYRFTDVHFSQSQDKA, encoded by the coding sequence ATGTTTACAGCTACTGATGTGTTAAAGCCAGAATTCAATGAGCAGTCGCTTACTGATCTATGGTCGCTTATCTCACCATTATATATGGTGGATGAAACCCAATGGCTAGAGCAACTTCTGCCGCTAGCTACCCCTTCTGAGTCAGAAAAGCAGCAAATTTCAGAGAAAACGACCTCATTGATCGAAGCTATCCGTGCGGATAAGACTTCTATCCAGATGATCGATGCACTGTTGCTTGAATACAGCTTAGATACTCAAGAGGGCATCTTGCTGATGTGTCTGGCGGAAGCCTTGATGCGTATTCCTGATTCAGCAACGGCTGATGCATTGATTCGCGACAAACTCAGCGTTGCGGATTGGAAATCTCACCTAAAGAATTCTGATTCAGTGTTTGTGAATGCATCCACTTGGGGATTAATGCTAACGGGTAAGGTAGTTGGGCTTTCATCTAAAGAGCAGAGTGCAGGTCAAGCGGTAAACCGTTTAGTGAACAAGCTTTCTGAGCCGGTAATTCGTAAAGCGATGCACCAAGCAATGAAGGTGATGGGTCACCAATTCGTTCTTGGCCGCAGCATTGCTGAAGCGCAAAAGAACGGTAAGTCTATGCGTGATAAAGGTTTTACCTACTCATACGACATGCTAGGTGAAGCGGCACTGACCACTGCTGACGCAAACAAATACTTCAAAGATTACCTAATGGCGATCGAAGCCGTAGGTCGAGACACATACGTCTCTTCAAAATCTAGCCCAGCACCGTCGGTATCTATCAAGCTTTCTGCGCTTCACCCACGTTATGAAGTGGCGAACGAAGACCGCGTATTGACAGAACTTTGCGACACGTTAGAGCAGCTATTGCGCCGCGCAGTAGAGCTTGATGTTGCAATTACGATTGATGCGGAAGAAGCGGATCGCCTAGAGCTATCTCTTAAACTATTCGAAAAACTGTACCGCACTGATCTTGTAAAAGGTTGGGGTAAATTTGGTCTGGTTATTCAAGCTTACTCAAAGCGTGCACTGCCGGTTCTGGTTTGGCTAAACCGCCTAGCGAAAGAGCAGGGTGATTTGATCCCGCTTCGCTTAGTGAAAGGTGCTTACTGGGACAGCGAAATCAAATGGTCACAGCAGGCTGGTTTCACTGATTACCCAGTTTACACACGTAAAGAAGCGACAGACGTAGCTTACCTTGCATGTGCACGTTACCTATTGAGCCCAAGCGTTCGTGGCAATATCTTCCCGCAGTTTGCGAGCCACAATGCTCACACGGTTTCTGCTATTGCAGTAATGACCGAGCATAAAGACTTTGAATTCCAACGCTTACACGGCATGGGTGATTCTCTTTACAACCATGCGATGGAAGCTTACCAACAGTCAGTACGTATTTACGCACCGGTTGGTAGCCATAAAGACTTACTGCCATACCTAGTACGTCGCTTGCTAGAAAACGGCGCAAACAGCTCGTTTGTACACCGTCTAGTTGATGCACGTTGCCCAGTGGCAGAGCTGACTCAACACCCTGTCGATATGCTTCTGGCATTCGATACATTGAACAACACTAAGATTCCTCTGCCTCCAGCGGTATTCCCTGAGCGTAAGAACTCATACGGTGTGAACATTGATATCGAAAGCGAAGCGCATCAGTTTGAAGAGCAAGTAAAAGGCTTCTTAAACAATCAATGGACTGCTGGCCCTGTGATCAACGGTGAATCTCTTGCCGAAAGCATGATCAAGGCTGATCAGAACGTTGAGCAGGTGACTGCACCTTATGATCGTCGTATTAATGTGGGTCAGGTGGCTTTCGCTAACCTTGATCATGTTTCCGCAGCGATCACTGGCGCAGATGCAGCATTCGCTGATTGGAACGCAACATCGGTAGAAACCAAAGCGGCTGCACTTGATAAGTTAGCTGACCTGATGGAAGACAACCTAGCTGAGCTGGTGGCGATTTGTCATCAAGAAGCGGGTAAGACGATTCACGATAGTGTTGATGAAGTGCGTGAAGCAGTCGACTTCTGTCGTTACTACGCAAAACAAGCGGATAACCTACAAGGTTTCGAACTAAAAGGTTTTGATGGCCAAACACGTATCGCTTCTCGACAAGGTCGTGGTGTGTTCGTTTGTATTAGCCCTTGGAACTTCCCTCTAGCGATCTTCCTTGGCCAAATTACAGCAGCTTTGGTTGCGGGTAATACGGTTGTGGCTAAGCCTGCAGAACAAACAAGCTTAATTGCAGCTCGCGCCGTTGAACTGATGAATGAAGCGGGTTTCCCTGCTGGCACTATTCAGTTACTACCGGGTCGTGGCGCTGAGATCGGCAGTGCACTCACCAGTCATGATGCGATTGCGGGCGTTGCCTTTACGGGGTCAACACCAACAGCACAACGTATCAACGTGTCATTGGCGAGCCGTAACGCTAAGCCGGTTCCGTTTATCGCGGAAACCGGTGGTCAGAATGCGATGATCGTCGACAGTACTGCACTGCCTGAACAGGTAGTCCGTGATGTTATTCGTTCGGCATTCGCTTCTGCAGGTCAACGTTGTTCTGCACTGCGTGTGCTTTACATCCAAGAAGACATCGCAGACCGTGTGATTGCATTGATTCACGGTGCAATGGACGAGCTGAGTGTTGGCATTCCACATCTTCATAAAACCGATGTCGGCCCTGTTATCGACCAAAACGCGAAACAGAAGCTAATGGCACACTTAGAAAACATGACCAATACCCAGAAGAAGGTGGCTCAACTTTCTCTAGGTACGGATTGTGAACATGGTGACTTTGTTCCACCAAGTGCGTTTGAAATCGATGACATCAGCTGCTTGAAAGAAGAACAGTTTGGCCCTGTGCTGCACATTGTTCGCTTCAAAGCGAGTGAGTTAGCGCAAGTGGTCGATCAAATCAACCAAACTGGTTTTGGCCTAACTATGGGTATCCACAGCCGTAACGAAACAACTTACCGTTGGATCGAGAAACACATTCGTGTGGGTAACTGCTACATCAACCGTGACCAAGTGGGCGCTGTTGTTGGTGTTCAACCATTCGGCGGCCAAGGTTTGTCGGGTACTGGCCCTAAAGCGGGTGGTCCTCACTACCTATACCGCTTTACTGATGTTCATTTTTCTCAATCACAAGACAAGGCATAA
- a CDS encoding PEGA domain-containing protein: MTNFRISALLLALSPLWVSASVSAEELNQVDPVSAIDAKLTEKNSDIERISATKVSATENLKQLQNKNSKLLREGEELKAKRNRAKSVLDKQYSRLLEDPETDLVSFQKSYQDAWAAVKENQSSQLDNEQAINESEIHLSQIKQKQARLNNELANLRESKVEARVKRIATELRESAVLETSYTTTCSSTMTLGECTAQGKHLTNQKAVQTFKSQLLEQLTESTLAKQNLQGVQLNIHVQDSQAIKSGFSGNNSYFMQMQAQLQAKPEAVAACNLLNVSTRYCLTGSDAAVVKKSDKQWANVTVRSDQYNDSVTINGIKYGSTPLEVALPSGRHQVTISKQGYESYNRTVTINGSDTIWVKLLPSKES; this comes from the coding sequence ATGACTAACTTTCGAATTTCAGCGCTTTTACTTGCGCTATCCCCACTTTGGGTATCTGCATCGGTATCCGCTGAAGAACTGAATCAAGTCGATCCCGTTTCAGCTATCGATGCAAAGCTAACAGAGAAAAACTCAGATATTGAGCGTATTTCAGCAACCAAAGTATCGGCGACTGAAAACCTAAAACAACTTCAAAACAAGAACAGCAAGTTGTTACGCGAAGGTGAAGAACTTAAGGCAAAACGTAACAGAGCCAAGTCTGTACTCGACAAACAGTACAGTCGCTTACTTGAAGATCCAGAAACGGATTTAGTCTCTTTCCAGAAAAGTTACCAAGATGCTTGGGCTGCGGTTAAAGAGAACCAATCGTCTCAACTAGATAACGAACAAGCGATCAACGAGAGCGAAATTCATCTTTCTCAAATCAAGCAAAAGCAAGCTCGCCTGAATAATGAGCTGGCAAACTTGAGAGAATCAAAAGTTGAAGCTCGCGTAAAACGTATCGCAACAGAACTGCGTGAAAGTGCGGTACTTGAAACCAGCTACACCACCACATGTTCATCAACAATGACACTGGGTGAGTGTACTGCACAGGGTAAACACCTGACCAATCAAAAAGCTGTGCAAACGTTCAAGAGCCAATTACTTGAGCAGCTCACAGAAAGCACACTTGCGAAGCAAAACTTACAAGGTGTTCAGCTGAATATCCATGTTCAAGACAGCCAAGCGATCAAGAGCGGCTTCTCTGGTAACAACTCTTACTTCATGCAGATGCAAGCTCAACTTCAAGCAAAACCTGAAGCAGTGGCAGCGTGTAACCTATTGAATGTTTCGACTCGCTACTGTTTAACAGGCAGTGACGCAGCAGTCGTTAAGAAGAGTGACAAACAGTGGGCTAACGTGACGGTACGTTCTGATCAGTACAACGACTCAGTAACCATCAACGGCATTAAGTATGGCAGCACCCCTCTTGAGGTTGCGCTACCAAGTGGTCGTCACCAAGTAACCATTTCAAAACAAGGTTACGAGTCTTACAACCGCACAGTTACCATCAACGGCAGCGACACGATTTGGGTTAAGCTTCTTCCTAGCAAAGAAAGCTAA
- a CDS encoding AraC family transcriptional regulator, with protein MPKPLPFPNLDLSPLGLTGPRPAEIITLPSHMDCHDHHYSQVVIGLNGQAEFEVCGKGNLIGPGQGCVVTASSDHAFGGVVGQSDILVLNMPVPTDDDPLMLEKINQLESSNVYFQLDAQIQKLIHMLVQEMQASPDDLLLSRACNDTVIALMQRHISAFETSIKDSRFDLEALDRYIEQHLANKISVAQLAGSVFLGESQFHMLFKEQMGITPHQYVLGKRIDRSRRLIEQGNLSLGQVAELAGFSGQSSFTHTFSRLQGMSPSQYKKKISVK; from the coding sequence ATGCCAAAACCTTTACCCTTTCCAAACCTAGACTTGTCCCCGCTAGGCCTTACTGGCCCTCGCCCTGCGGAGATCATTACTTTGCCTTCGCATATGGATTGTCACGATCACCACTATTCGCAGGTCGTGATTGGTTTAAATGGTCAGGCGGAATTTGAAGTTTGCGGTAAAGGTAATCTTATCGGGCCGGGTCAAGGTTGTGTGGTAACGGCGAGCTCTGATCATGCTTTCGGTGGGGTGGTTGGTCAGTCGGATATCCTAGTGCTCAACATGCCAGTGCCAACCGATGATGACCCTCTGATGTTAGAGAAGATTAACCAGTTAGAATCATCGAACGTCTACTTTCAATTAGACGCGCAAATTCAAAAGCTTATCCATATGTTGGTGCAAGAAATGCAGGCGAGCCCGGATGATCTATTGTTAAGCCGTGCCTGTAATGACACGGTGATCGCGCTGATGCAAAGGCACATCTCGGCATTTGAAACCTCAATTAAAGACTCGCGTTTTGATCTTGAAGCACTGGATCGCTACATCGAACAACACCTCGCGAATAAGATCTCTGTCGCTCAGCTTGCGGGCAGCGTATTCTTGGGCGAAAGCCAGTTCCATATGCTGTTCAAAGAGCAAATGGGCATTACCCCTCACCAATATGTTCTTGGTAAGCGTATCGACCGTTCTCGCCGTTTAATTGAACAAGGTAATCTTAGCCTTGGCCAGGTCGCTGAGCTGGCTGGTTTCTCCGGTCAATCCTCCTTTACTCACACCTTTTCACGCCTTCAAGGCATGTCTCCATCCCAATACAAAAAGAAAATTTCTGTTAAATAG
- the putP gene encoding sodium/proline symporter PutP — protein MEGFLQNEDYQMIENSFAITTTFIAYLIMMLAIGVIAYKRTSNSTDYFLGGRSLGPWPAALSAGASDMSGWLLLGLPGYAYAAGFEAFWLAGGLLVGTWANWLISAKRLRTYSITTESLTLPEFLSRRFNDNSKLIQTISAFFILLFFLFYTSSGLVAGGKLFETVFGLDYTTAVIIGTVCVVSYTLFGGFLAVSWTDLVQGLLMSAALLIVPIAAMNGGLGQLSTDLHNINPELLTLWNDAKGEPLSAIAIISLAAWGLGYFGQPHILARFKATRSNKDLTTARRIAVVWTALSMIGAMLVGLVGLIYVTNSGAPKLDDGEKIFMLLVNAMFHPVIAGILLAAILAAIMSTADSQLLVSSSAMAEDLYKQVLKKDATSEEIVRVGRFAVILISLIALVLAMTPDSSVLGLVSYAWAGFGAAFGPAIVLSLYWSRMNRNGALAGIVVGGVTIVLWKQFTGGWFDVYEIVPGIILSTLSIVIVSLITGEPEDEVKKQHAEFEKNLVELD, from the coding sequence ATGGAAGGCTTTCTACAAAATGAGGACTATCAAATGATAGAAAACAGTTTTGCAATAACGACGACGTTCATTGCGTATCTAATTATGATGCTAGCGATCGGTGTTATTGCTTACAAACGTACATCTAACTCAACAGACTACTTCCTAGGTGGTCGTTCGTTAGGCCCATGGCCTGCTGCACTTTCTGCTGGTGCATCAGACATGAGTGGTTGGTTGCTACTTGGCCTGCCTGGTTACGCTTACGCTGCTGGCTTTGAGGCATTCTGGCTTGCTGGTGGCCTACTGGTTGGTACTTGGGCAAACTGGTTAATCAGTGCTAAACGCCTACGTACTTACAGTATTACAACTGAATCACTGACGCTGCCTGAGTTCCTATCTCGTCGCTTCAACGATAACTCTAAGCTGATCCAAACAATTTCTGCTTTCTTTATCCTTTTATTCTTCCTTTTCTACACAAGCTCAGGCTTGGTAGCAGGTGGTAAATTGTTTGAAACGGTATTCGGCCTAGATTACACAACGGCGGTAATCATCGGTACCGTATGTGTGGTTTCGTACACTTTGTTTGGTGGCTTCCTAGCGGTATCTTGGACTGACTTGGTTCAAGGTCTACTGATGTCTGCTGCGCTATTGATTGTACCTATCGCAGCAATGAACGGCGGCCTTGGCCAGCTATCTACTGACCTTCACAACATCAACCCAGAGCTACTCACGCTATGGAATGATGCGAAAGGTGAGCCTCTTTCTGCTATCGCGATCATCTCGCTAGCGGCATGGGGGCTAGGTTACTTCGGTCAGCCACACATCCTTGCTCGTTTCAAAGCAACGCGTAGCAATAAAGACCTAACAACCGCGCGTCGTATCGCCGTGGTATGGACTGCACTGTCTATGATTGGTGCAATGCTGGTTGGTCTGGTTGGTCTTATCTACGTGACGAACTCTGGCGCGCCTAAGCTAGACGATGGCGAGAAGATCTTCATGCTTCTTGTGAACGCGATGTTCCACCCAGTAATCGCAGGTATCCTACTGGCGGCAATCCTAGCGGCAATCATGAGTACTGCGGATTCACAACTTCTTGTTTCTTCATCTGCAATGGCAGAAGATCTGTATAAGCAAGTTCTGAAGAAAGACGCTACGTCAGAAGAGATTGTTCGTGTAGGCCGTTTCGCGGTTATCCTAATCTCTCTTATTGCACTTGTACTAGCTATGACGCCAGACAGTTCAGTACTTGGCCTTGTGTCTTACGCATGGGCTGGTTTTGGTGCTGCATTCGGCCCAGCTATCGTATTGAGCCTGTACTGGTCTCGTATGAACCGTAACGGCGCTCTAGCGGGTATCGTGGTTGGTGGTGTGACGATTGTACTTTGGAAACAGTTCACGGGCGGTTGGTTCGATGTGTACGAAATCGTACCGGGAATCATCCTATCGACTCTTTCTATCGTTATCGTGAGTCTAATTACGGGCGAGCCTGAAGACGAAGTTAAGAAGCAACACGCTGAGTTCGAGAAGAACCTCGTTGAGCTAGACTAA